The genomic interval CCCCCCCCAGAGGTCTATCGACCCTTCCGGCGTGGTCCGTATCGGGAATTTGAAGCGCTTGATCGATCCGTTGCGGAACTTCACCGTCCACATTATCGAATCGCTCGCTCGCAGCGGCAGGACGGATGCGTTGAGCGGGACGAAATCGGCATAGCCCCGGACCTCTATCGCCTGCTGCGGACAGATTTTCACGCAGTTGTAGCATTCCCAGCACTGCTCCGGTTCCTGATTGAAAGCCTTCATCCGCTCTTTGTCGAGCTTCATCAGGTTGTGGGGACAAATGTACATGCAGGCGGTCTTGTCGCGCCCCTTGCAGCCATCGCATTTGTCCGAAATTACAAAACTCGGCATTTGTGAAAACCCTCCCCAAAAAAATTTAAGGCCGGTACCTTATCCCGCGCCGCGGCTCTTTACCCGTTATGGCCGCGCGGCATGTTTTTTCCCCGGCGATTTCCCATAACCCTCAAGCCTGATGGACACTATTTCCGCGCAATAATAATGCCAACGTGTCGTAGGGTGTTTGTATTTTGAAAAACAATGGAAGCCCGCATAATTCAATGAGCTGTAAACCGGCGGACGGATCAAAAAAATTTTACGCCTTCAAGGCGCATGGCGTTGAAGCCGCCCTTATGGCGAAAATACCATTCAATTTTTCAAACGCAATACAGATTTAATCGTAACCCGCAAGCAGCGGGGAGGATTTGAAGAACCGCTATCCGCAAGGGGTTTTTTCAAACGAGGGTCTGTCGATGCGGGCGGATATTATGGTGGTGAAAATAGGTATAATCAGCGTTATGCGGATTGGCGGATGGAATCGTCCATAGCGGCGGAAAGCGACATGATACATTTTAAACTTTTGAAAGAAAACGAACGAACGCCCGCATCCCATAAAGGAACCGGGGTGTGGATTAACTCCCGGAACATAAGCGTGGATATCGGACAAAACCCCGTGCTCCTTCTGCGCGCGGCCGACGGTTCCCTTGGCGCGGCCATCAGCTCGAACGGCAGCGCGAACGGTTACACGCACACGGTATCCGGCCTTCTGAACAGCGCGCTGGAGAGGTTTTCCCGCGGGGGATTTTCCGCCGCGTCACTGGAGGCCGTCCTGCTGGGAGGGGCGGACAACTCCCGGTGGAAATGGGACCGGATGCTGGCCATCGCCCGGAAGGCGTCCCTGAACCTCAAGCGGCACGATGAGGGGGGGCTGTACTACCGGGAGGTTCACTTCGATCCAAAAGCCGGTCATGCGGCCGTATTCAGGAAGAAGGCCAATCCGCACGACTGGAATCCCGCCTCCGCCCGGCTTTCGCTCGAATCGGGAACCAAGGGATTCAGCGAGGGGCACGCGGGGGGAGTGGTGGCGAACGCCACGCGCTTTTTCAGGGAAAAAACCACGTTCACGGCGTTGCGGGAAGTGGTCATCCCGCGGCACCTTGCTGAAACGCCGGATGAGCCTTTTCTTTTCTGGAGCGCCGCATGCAGCGGCGGGGCGGAGGCCTACTCCTATGCCATGTACATCCACCGGACGCTTGCCCGTCTCAAGGCGGCCTGCCCGTTCAAGGTGTTCGCGACGGACATAAACCAGAAACTTGTTGAAGGCGCGAAAATCGGCGAATACAAGGCGGGTAAAAACGACCTCAGGGATTACCGGGCGTATTTCCAGCGGTACGGCGCGCTGGATGGCGACACGATGCGGTTCGGAAAGGAAATACAGCGCTTCATCTCGTTCAATACCTTCGATCTTAAGCGGAAGCCGCGCAAAAAAGGGTTCCGCATGGTGGTCTGCGCGAACGTGTTTCAATATTACGATGATGAGGCGCGGACGCATTTCCTTGAGAACTTCATATCCGCGGCGGCGCGGCCCGGCTATATATTCGTCGGGCCGGTGAAAGAGCATATCGTGCGGACGCTGGGGCTGGGGAAACTCGCCAAGTACAAAATGTTATTGGTGGAATAATTCCTTCCCCAAATGTATGGGTTTTGGCGATTTAAGCCGTCATGTTACTTTCGGCCGCGGATCCGGCCACTCAATCTCAATGCTGCCGGGGTAGTCGTCCAAACAGGGGAGGCAACGTTCATTTTCATGGATAATCGCGCCATACCGCAGACAAACGGCAACCATTTCCCCCGCTTCCAATCCCACATTTTGCATGGGACATTCAATGACATCATCCTCGTTAAACCCATCGCAATGAGTGCCACTGGCAACCTGTATCTTCATCGCCGCCCCCTCCATCTTTTTGTAACGTCTTTCCGGAAAATACGCAAGCCATGCGGTAACCATGTGTATCCGTGATTATTCTAACATCAGAACCAATCATCAATGATGGCCGTTTATTCGCCCGATTTTAATATCGGGTCACTCCAGGCACTCCACGCACTCGCGGCAAAACCCGCCCACCATGGGATTATGCTCCCAAAAGCTGATTCCCAGCAGATACTTGCCGCTTTCTTCGCTGATGTTCCGCACGGCCGCGGCCAGTTGGTTCACGGCCGCGCCGTTGGGGAGGGTGAACGAAAGATGGAGTTTTGCCCCCACGCCAATGCCGTTTATCGCATCGAGGCCGACCCGGGCGCCATCGGCGGAGATGTCCAGCACCGCCCCCGTTTTGCACACCGATCCGCCGTTTTCGGATATACGCGCGGGAGAGACGAT from Nitrospinota bacterium carries:
- the aprB gene encoding adenylyl-sulfate reductase subunit beta, with the translated sequence MPSFVISDKCDGCKGRDKTACMYICPHNLMKLDKERMKAFNQEPEQCWECYNCVKICPQQAIEVRGYADFVPLNASVLPLRASDSIMWTVKFRNGSIKRFKFPIRTTPEGSIDLWGGMPEADLKNIKNPGFFTHQGSGVKLPVPGKQ